In Gimesia sp., a single genomic region encodes these proteins:
- a CDS encoding PDZ domain-containing protein yields the protein MKQFRWFFLSGLITSLIAIQTSVADETPLQAPKPGQPQSLQQNPTLNPAPSTSTDAAGPQGKFRVTTRSTGETEMRNFVGVVTEPIPAYLEAQLHDMLTAGQGIGIKMVVPDSPAQQAGLKPFDVLTSYNGKAITSSDILRKFVLDSDKGETIQLEIIRASRKQTVELTLTQKLFRYYKFQVTPLGQKPQMADSNQNKKTPKPDTGKDAPIAARSTETDPLGRKEPLNFSTPTTISTHNLCLLFVGKAKGDYSVEVNYQDETETLQSYQFTGNPREITEQIVDLPENVQLIINERLKELKLALQGKASFRLQIKPHMQGKDRFTRVLLSRATKEKSVRMVELDHPLGNRPSLNVNQILGNQVFTNELEQLTPAIQEQIRTMLHRIRIPTIRVHADSPI from the coding sequence ATGAAACAGTTTCGATGGTTCTTTTTGAGCGGGCTGATTACGTCTCTGATTGCCATTCAGACATCCGTAGCTGATGAGACTCCCCTGCAGGCACCAAAACCAGGGCAACCTCAATCTCTGCAGCAAAACCCTACCCTGAACCCAGCGCCGTCTACGTCAACAGACGCCGCTGGTCCGCAGGGAAAGTTCCGGGTTACTACGCGATCAACCGGCGAGACCGAAATGCGGAACTTCGTGGGTGTCGTCACGGAACCGATCCCAGCTTACCTGGAAGCCCAACTGCACGACATGCTGACAGCAGGACAGGGAATCGGTATCAAGATGGTTGTGCCAGATTCTCCTGCCCAGCAGGCAGGTCTCAAACCATTTGATGTTCTAACGAGCTACAACGGCAAAGCCATCACCTCATCTGATATTCTAAGGAAGTTTGTCCTCGATTCAGACAAAGGTGAGACCATCCAGCTGGAAATCATCCGCGCGTCCAGAAAACAGACGGTTGAACTGACCCTGACTCAGAAACTGTTTCGATACTACAAGTTTCAGGTCACCCCTCTCGGTCAGAAACCGCAAATGGCGGACAGCAACCAGAACAAAAAAACCCCAAAACCAGATACCGGCAAAGATGCACCCATTGCAGCCCGTTCCACGGAAACGGATCCACTCGGAAGAAAAGAGCCACTGAATTTCAGCACTCCAACCACAATCAGCACCCACAACCTTTGTCTGCTGTTTGTAGGTAAAGCCAAAGGGGATTATTCTGTCGAAGTCAATTACCAGGATGAGACCGAGACTCTGCAGTCTTATCAATTCACTGGCAATCCCCGGGAAATCACAGAGCAGATTGTCGACCTGCCTGAAAACGTGCAGTTAATCATCAATGAACGCCTGAAAGAGCTGAAGCTGGCACTGCAGGGCAAAGCCAGTTTTCGGTTGCAGATCAAACCACATATGCAGGGGAAGGATCGCTTTACCCGCGTACTTTTGAGCCGGGCGACAAAAGAGAAGTCGGTTCGCATGGTTGAACTGGACCATCCGCTGGGAAACAGACCGAGCCTGAATGTCAATCAGATTCTGGGAAATCAGGTCTTCACGAATGAACTGGAACAACTGACACCAGCGATCCAGGAACAGATTCGCACCATGCTGCATCGCATCCGGATTCCCACCATCCGGGTCCATGCAGACAGCCCGATCTAA
- a CDS encoding inorganic diphosphatase, which yields MTHCWHDVTPGQNLPRDFTAVIEIPTFSKVKYELDKGTGLLRLDRMLYSAVHYPANYGFIPQTLAEDDDPLDVLVLCQEPVDPLTILDARAIGVMTMIDSGKPDHKILAVAVNDPEYNPYTDASELPPHRLAMLRRFFQDYKMLEGKTVEVEEFQAASEAFPIIEDSLQRYSSQRRRGFL from the coding sequence GTGACCCACTGTTGGCACGATGTGACTCCGGGGCAAAACCTGCCTCGCGATTTCACGGCCGTTATTGAAATTCCTACTTTTTCCAAAGTGAAATATGAGTTAGACAAAGGCACGGGCCTGCTCAGGCTGGACCGGATGCTCTACTCAGCAGTCCATTATCCCGCCAACTATGGGTTCATTCCCCAGACTCTGGCTGAAGACGACGACCCTTTGGACGTTCTGGTACTCTGTCAGGAACCGGTAGACCCCCTGACAATTCTGGATGCCCGGGCTATCGGGGTGATGACCATGATCGACAGCGGCAAACCAGACCATAAAATTCTGGCGGTCGCCGTGAATGATCCGGAATACAATCCCTATACTGATGCTTCTGAACTACCACCACATCGTCTGGCCATGCTCAGACGATTCTTCCAGGATTACAAAATGCTGGAAGGCAAGACGGTTGAGGTCGAAGAATTTCAGGCAGCCTCGGAAGCGTTTCCGATCATCGAAGATTCGCTGCAGCGGTACAGCAGCCAGCGACGTCGCGGTTTTCTATAA
- a CDS encoding FKBP-type peptidyl-prolyl cis-trans isomerase yields the protein MEVAVADEANPGYSTTASGLKYRIVREGNDTRPGPQDQVTVHYRGTLEDGTEFDSSYKRGETISFPLNGVISGWTEGLQLIGEGGEVELVIPPELGYGAAGAPPVIPGNATLHFKVELFKVN from the coding sequence ATGGAAGTAGCCGTGGCAGACGAAGCAAACCCCGGATATTCAACAACCGCCTCCGGACTCAAGTATCGTATCGTGCGTGAGGGAAATGACACCAGGCCCGGTCCTCAGGATCAGGTGACCGTTCATTATCGGGGCACTCTGGAAGATGGTACCGAATTTGACAGCTCCTACAAACGGGGAGAGACAATTTCATTCCCTCTGAACGGTGTGATTTCTGGTTGGACCGAAGGTCTTCAGCTCATCGGTGAAGGGGGAGAGGTCGAACTGGTCATTCCGCCGGAACTGGGTTATGGTGCCGCTGGTGCTCCACCAGTGATTCCCGGTAATGCCACTCTTCATTTCAAAGTGGAACTCTTTAAAGTGAATTAG
- a CDS encoding GNAT family N-acetyltransferase yields MIDQIEIRPAKHEDITPLSEFIVPFVEQGKILPRTSEELDELVETGFVAIEAGTEIVGFASLEIYSRKLAEIRSLVVADHRQGIGVGKKLVSACVDRARQRNILEVMAVTSSDVFFRSCGFDFTLPGEKKALFIQPHPTE; encoded by the coding sequence ATGATTGACCAGATAGAGATTCGCCCTGCTAAACATGAGGATATCACCCCGCTCTCCGAATTCATTGTCCCTTTCGTAGAGCAAGGCAAGATTCTGCCACGGACCTCAGAAGAACTGGATGAACTGGTTGAAACCGGATTTGTGGCGATCGAAGCAGGTACTGAGATAGTTGGATTTGCTTCCCTGGAAATCTACTCTCGTAAACTGGCAGAAATCCGCAGTCTGGTAGTCGCAGATCACCGTCAGGGAATTGGAGTAGGGAAAAAGCTGGTCTCCGCATGTGTTGATCGCGCACGACAGCGGAATATCCTGGAAGTCATGGCAGTGACGTCTTCAGACGTATTCTTCCGAAGCTGCGGGTTTGATTTCACATTGCCTGGTGAGAAAAAAGCGCTGTTCATCCAGCCGCATCCGACAGAATAA
- a CDS encoding peptidylprolyl isomerase, translating into MKILFTLVWIMAATVMLGASSCLAEAPATYQVKMETTKGTFYIDVQRRWSPHGADRFYELVNSGFYNQCAFFRVIEGFMAQVGINGDPDTQAKWRDQTIQDDPVAKSNLRGYVTFAKTGAPNSRTTQLFINFQDNRRLDQMGFAPFGYISPEGMRVVDTLYNGYGEAAPRGRGPSQARLQLEGNAYLKREFPRLDYIVKASVVKNGKR; encoded by the coding sequence ATGAAAATCTTATTCACATTGGTCTGGATAATGGCAGCTACGGTAATGCTGGGCGCTTCGAGTTGCCTGGCGGAGGCACCAGCAACCTATCAGGTGAAGATGGAGACCACCAAAGGGACATTTTACATCGATGTGCAACGCAGGTGGAGTCCCCACGGAGCAGACCGTTTCTATGAGCTGGTAAACTCAGGCTTTTACAACCAGTGTGCTTTCTTCAGGGTCATTGAAGGCTTTATGGCCCAGGTGGGTATCAACGGCGATCCTGATACACAGGCCAAGTGGCGGGATCAGACAATTCAGGATGATCCAGTTGCCAAATCCAATTTGCGGGGCTATGTGACTTTCGCGAAAACGGGAGCGCCCAATTCCAGAACCACTCAGCTCTTCATCAATTTTCAGGATAACCGGCGGCTGGATCAGATGGGGTTCGCACCCTTTGGTTATATTTCCCCGGAAGGTATGCGCGTTGTGGATACCCTGTATAACGGCTACGGTGAGGCTGCGCCTCGAGGACGCGGTCCCTCGCAGGCACGACTTCAGCTTGAAGGTAATGCCTACCTGAAACGCGAATTCCCTCGACTGGATTACATTGTCAAAGCATCAGTCGTGAAAAACGGGAAACGCTGA